Proteins from one Victivallis lenta genomic window:
- a CDS encoding ATP-binding cassette domain-containing protein yields the protein MIAASDISMRFGQQTLFENVSVKFTPGSRYGLIGANGSGKSTFMKILSGQQQPTTGTVSIDKDCRMGFLKQNHYDYEDVPILDVVYMGNEELWKIHQEREYLYSKVDLTPEEEDRANDIEGLFADAGGYTMEADAAKLLVGLGIPEEKHTQPLSSLTGGFKLRVLLAQVLFYNPDILLLDEPTNHLDMSSIDWLCNLLKNHKGTVIVISHNRYFLNEVCTNIADLDYQEIRLFTGNYDDFMTANEIALEKMRRENARKESRISELKEFINRFGANASKARQATSRQKELDKIQLEEIKPSSRVSPFIRFTPQTRLGEKVIEGVELAKSYDVKLFENFSPVIGNAEKIAIIGTNGVGKTTLLKILLKLIEPCAGNVIHGDTVELSYFPQDASDILCMEDRAIDWLARFAPREGLTEQELRSFMGKMLFSGDEVNKPVKVLSGGEKARLVIAKMMLEAGNVLALDEPTNHLDLESIEALNYALSLYRNTIIFVSHDREFISSLATRIIEIADGKITDFPGTLAEFEDFKKRRARASR from the coding sequence ATGATCGCAGCTTCCGACATTTCCATGCGCTTCGGCCAGCAGACGCTTTTCGAAAACGTCTCGGTGAAATTCACGCCGGGCAGCCGTTACGGCCTGATCGGCGCGAACGGCTCCGGCAAATCGACCTTCATGAAGATCCTCTCCGGCCAGCAGCAGCCGACCACCGGCACGGTTTCGATCGACAAGGATTGCCGCATGGGCTTTCTGAAGCAGAACCATTACGACTACGAGGACGTCCCGATCCTCGACGTCGTCTATATGGGCAACGAGGAGCTCTGGAAGATTCACCAGGAGCGCGAATATCTTTACAGCAAGGTCGACCTGACTCCGGAGGAAGAGGACCGCGCCAACGATATCGAGGGTCTTTTCGCCGACGCCGGCGGCTACACCATGGAGGCCGATGCGGCCAAACTGCTGGTCGGCCTCGGCATCCCGGAGGAGAAGCATACCCAGCCGCTTTCGAGTCTCACCGGCGGCTTCAAGCTGCGGGTCCTGCTCGCGCAGGTGCTGTTCTACAACCCGGATATCCTGCTGCTCGACGAACCGACCAACCACCTCGACATGAGCAGCATCGACTGGCTCTGCAATTTGCTCAAGAATCACAAGGGGACCGTCATCGTCATTTCCCACAACCGTTACTTCCTGAACGAAGTCTGCACGAACATCGCGGACCTCGACTATCAGGAGATCCGCCTCTTCACCGGCAACTACGACGATTTCATGACCGCGAACGAGATCGCTCTTGAGAAGATGCGCCGCGAAAATGCCCGCAAGGAGAGCCGCATTTCCGAGCTCAAGGAGTTCATCAACCGGTTCGGCGCGAACGCTTCGAAGGCGCGGCAGGCCACCAGCCGCCAGAAGGAGCTCGATAAAATCCAGCTCGAGGAGATCAAGCCGTCCAGCCGCGTTTCCCCGTTCATCCGCTTCACTCCCCAGACCCGGCTCGGCGAGAAGGTCATCGAAGGGGTCGAGCTCGCCAAGAGCTATGACGTGAAGCTCTTTGAAAATTTCAGCCCGGTCATCGGCAATGCGGAGAAAATCGCCATCATCGGCACCAACGGCGTCGGCAAGACCACGCTGCTCAAAATCCTGCTGAAGCTGATCGAGCCGTGCGCCGGAAACGTCATCCACGGCGATACCGTCGAGCTCAGCTATTTTCCGCAGGATGCGTCGGATATCCTCTGCATGGAGGATCGCGCCATCGACTGGCTCGCCCGCTTCGCTCCGCGCGAAGGACTCACCGAGCAGGAGCTGCGTTCGTTCATGGGCAAGATGCTCTTTTCGGGCGATGAAGTCAACAAGCCGGTCAAGGTTCTCTCCGGCGGGGAGAAAGCGCGCCTCGTCATCGCGAAGATGATGCTCGAGGCCGGCAATGTCCTCGCGCTCGACGAACCGACCAACCACCTCGACCTCGAGTCGATCGAAGCGTTGAACTACGCGCTGTCGCTCTACAGGAACACGATCATTTTCGTGAGCCACGACCGCGAATTCATCAGCAGTCTCGCGACCCGCATCATCGAGATCGCCGACGGGAAGATCACCGACTTCCCCGGCACGCTCGCCGAATTCGAGGATTTCAAAAAGCGCCGCGCCCGCGCCTCGCGCTGA
- a CDS encoding MarR family winged helix-turn-helix transcriptional regulator, giving the protein MKQGEYGDRPFWLLIFEIAGLMRERAVQLGSAAETETFLELTISQQRILRHVRQLTRREREGVTLKALADAAGLSSGTASAQVEALVRKRLLERRPSPEDRRAVRIRLSEYGAEKFRNGHAYFTKLSELFFDRFPDADRQMLEKNLSDFYQYIETVSKEEK; this is encoded by the coding sequence ATGAAACAGGGTGAATACGGCGACAGGCCGTTCTGGCTGCTGATCTTCGAAATCGCCGGTCTCATGCGTGAAAGGGCGGTTCAACTCGGGTCGGCCGCGGAGACGGAGACGTTTCTGGAGCTGACCATCAGCCAGCAGCGGATTCTGCGCCATGTGCGGCAGCTGACCCGCCGGGAGCGGGAGGGCGTGACGCTCAAGGCGCTCGCGGACGCGGCCGGCTTGAGCAGCGGCACCGCCTCGGCTCAGGTCGAGGCGCTGGTGCGGAAGAGGCTGCTCGAGCGGCGCCCGTCGCCGGAAGACCGGCGCGCGGTCCGCATCCGCCTCTCCGAATACGGGGCGGAGAAGTTCCGGAACGGGCATGCGTATTTCACGAAGCTCTCCGAACTGTTTTTCGACCGGTTCCCCGATGCGGACCGGCAGATGCTGGAAAAGAATTTATCGGATTTTTATCAATATATCGAAACCGTAAGCAAGGAAGAAAAATGA
- a CDS encoding EamA family transporter yields the protein MFATLPAWLPPILLSAFGLGFYDLCKKHAVRDNPIMPVLFLATLCGSTFFVLAVVVTGELGSVLFCGTRTWLLTFAKALLVAASWSCVYYAMRELPISIVAPVRATAPLWTFLGSLFLFREIPTPLQGIAMLVIFAGYYLFSVIGKQEGISFLHHRGAHMVLLGTLLGSISALYDKYLLGTLAIPRETMQFHFSVDLVLILGTAWLIQSRFGSGARKFTWRWSIPATGMLLIIADWLYFYALSLPDTQISILSLLRRCSCVVTFAVGSFCFRDKNIKVKAAALAAILAGVVMLALAK from the coding sequence ATGTTTGCGACGCTTCCCGCCTGGCTGCCGCCGATCCTGCTGTCGGCGTTCGGCCTCGGTTTTTACGACCTGTGCAAAAAACACGCGGTCAGGGACAACCCGATCATGCCGGTGCTGTTCCTCGCGACGCTCTGCGGCAGCACGTTCTTCGTGCTGGCCGTCGTCGTCACCGGGGAACTCGGCAGCGTCCTGTTCTGCGGAACGCGCACATGGCTGCTGACCTTTGCGAAAGCGCTTCTGGTGGCGGCAAGCTGGAGCTGCGTCTATTACGCGATGCGCGAACTGCCGATCAGCATCGTCGCGCCGGTCCGCGCCACGGCGCCGCTCTGGACGTTCCTCGGCAGCCTCTTCCTGTTCCGTGAAATCCCGACGCCGCTGCAGGGGATTGCGATGCTGGTCATCTTCGCCGGCTACTATCTGTTCTCGGTGATCGGCAAACAGGAGGGAATCAGCTTCCTGCACCACCGCGGCGCACACATGGTGCTGCTCGGAACGCTGCTCGGCTCCATCTCGGCGCTCTACGACAAATACCTGCTCGGAACGCTGGCGATTCCACGCGAAACGATGCAGTTCCACTTTTCGGTCGACCTGGTCCTGATTCTCGGAACCGCCTGGCTGATCCAATCCCGGTTCGGGAGCGGCGCGCGCAAATTCACCTGGCGCTGGAGCATCCCGGCAACCGGTATGCTGCTGATCATCGCGGACTGGCTCTATTTTTACGCCCTGAGCCTGCCGGATACGCAGATTTCGATCCTGTCGCTGCTGCGCCGCTGCAGCTGCGTGGTGACGTTTGCGGTCGGCAGCTTCTGCTTCCGCGACAAAAACATCAAGGTCAAGGCGGCCGCGCTCGCGGCGATCCTCGCCGGGGTCGTCATGCTGGCGCTGGCGAAATAA
- a CDS encoding prepilin-type N-terminal cleavage/methylation domain-containing protein, producing MMKKRFTLIELLVVIAIIAILAAMLLPALNQARERGRMATCQSNMKQIGTASALYCNDYNGYILAARFWTGWGDMGGMWWNDIWCYNMNGLKYTPFAPGVRSVWACPTLGPANDLIGTYNRVSNRDWPWKGTGKWYRIEGVPNASKVVFLVEGATETGVDMQMTGGAYPLRLDGSRVEYLARMSFPHNNRMGISYLDGHVASAGTAEIDENTFEAPERFCSWW from the coding sequence ATGATGAAAAAAAGATTCACTTTGATTGAGCTCCTGGTCGTGATCGCGATCATCGCGATTCTCGCTGCGATGCTGCTGCCGGCGCTGAATCAGGCGCGTGAACGCGGCCGCATGGCGACCTGCCAGAGCAATATGAAGCAGATCGGCACGGCTTCCGCGCTTTACTGCAATGATTACAACGGCTATATTCTGGCCGCCCGTTTCTGGACCGGCTGGGGGGATATGGGCGGCATGTGGTGGAACGACATCTGGTGCTACAACATGAACGGGCTCAAGTATACGCCGTTCGCACCGGGGGTCAGGTCGGTCTGGGCCTGTCCGACGCTCGGGCCGGCCAATGACCTCATCGGCACTTACAACCGGGTGTCGAATCGCGACTGGCCGTGGAAGGGAACCGGCAAATGGTACCGGATCGAAGGGGTCCCGAACGCTTCGAAGGTCGTCTTTCTGGTCGAAGGCGCGACCGAAACCGGCGTCGACATGCAGATGACCGGCGGCGCGTATCCGCTCCGCCTCGACGGCAGCCGCGTCGAGTATCTTGCCCGGATGTCGTTCCCGCACAACAACCGCATGGGCATTTCGTATCTGGACGGCCATGTCGCGTCGGCCGGTACGGCGGAGATCGACGAGAACACCTTCGAGGCTCCGGAACGGTTCTGTTCGTGGTGGTGA
- a CDS encoding efflux RND transporter permease subunit: MISRIFIERPKLAFVISIVTVLAGAICIFRLPVAEYPEIAPPSIMVSASYPGASAEVIANTVATVVEEQVNGIEGMIYFSSTSSNAGSYSLTITFEPGTDTDIAQVNVQNAVRRAEPSLPSEVKALGINIKKRSSDILAMYSFTTDGSTLSDLELSNWVRMNVRDGLSRIDGISDAEIMGVRNYSMRIWLDPLRMSALGITPEDIAAAVQNQNVQAAVGTVGAEYANDYLQLKINTLGRLTTVDEFGDIVVKVGDKGRQTRLRDIARIELGSENYSAEAKWNGRLSIALAIYRNTDANAIEVVDQANAFLEEVRPRLPKGVEFELGYDPTEYIRTTMNEIVDTLIITLLLVVGITYLFLQDWRATLIPTLAIPVSLIGTFIFMIALGFTINVLTMFALILVIGSLVDDAIVVVENCMRILEEEDISPKEATIKSMQQITGAIIATTLVTVAVYAPIGFYGGMVGTIYMQFAVTMCIALCLSTVNALTLSPALCSLILRKPNPRRGFFFSGFNIFLNGSRKWYLFFAGILVRRAIIMVPLFLIVLGLNLFFFEKVPTQFLPPEDKGALLCDIQLPPGATLHRTDETMNEFYEKVRKIDGVKDLIMVSGFSFLSGQSENVGLGIVTLKDWSERKTRDLQIDRIRDKVNAAGLSIPTALINVFQPPAIMGLGATGGVTFMLQVTGNQTPQELEQALYRMLGILNDKKQSPQVAYAFSSFEASSPQLFLDLDRAKAEAMGIPVNRIFTALQSKLASYYINDFNIYGYSFKVKMQSEPDERSSLIDIDQIMVQNNAGQMVPVSAVATLRPIVGPRQIERFNQSMAAKINVQAMEGSSSGEVMNLIQKIMEEDEFFRKDYKISWVDMSYQERGNEGKIVGLMLLALVFGYLFLVGQYESWSIPIPVIASVAVATLGGLMGIYYSPAIPNGFWGLYYSDLALSIYAQLGLIMLVGLASKNAILMVEFSKEERARGRSVFEAALAGASQRYRAVLMTAWSFVIGVFPMVIAGGAGAGSRRAIGVTTFWGMVLATLIGIVFIPGLYSFFQRIREWVKRGKNCV, translated from the coding sequence ATGATCTCGAGAATTTTCATTGAGCGTCCGAAGCTCGCATTCGTCATTTCGATCGTGACGGTGCTGGCGGGTGCCATCTGCATCTTCCGGCTGCCGGTGGCGGAATATCCCGAAATCGCGCCGCCGTCGATCATGGTTTCGGCCAGCTATCCCGGCGCATCGGCGGAGGTGATCGCGAATACGGTCGCCACCGTCGTCGAAGAGCAGGTCAACGGCATCGAGGGCATGATCTACTTTTCATCGACTTCGAGCAACGCCGGCAGCTATTCGCTGACGATCACTTTCGAGCCCGGCACCGACACCGACATCGCGCAGGTCAACGTGCAGAACGCCGTCCGCCGCGCCGAACCGTCGCTGCCTTCGGAGGTGAAGGCGCTCGGCATCAACATCAAGAAGCGGTCGAGCGACATCCTCGCCATGTATTCGTTCACGACCGACGGCTCGACGCTGTCGGATCTCGAGCTGTCGAACTGGGTCCGCATGAACGTGCGCGACGGGCTGTCGCGCATCGACGGCATCAGCGACGCGGAAATCATGGGCGTGCGGAATTACAGCATGCGCATCTGGCTCGATCCGCTGCGCATGTCGGCGCTCGGCATCACGCCGGAGGACATCGCCGCCGCGGTCCAGAACCAGAACGTGCAGGCCGCGGTTGGCACTGTCGGCGCGGAGTACGCGAACGATTATCTGCAGCTCAAGATCAATACGCTCGGACGCCTGACCACCGTCGATGAGTTCGGCGACATCGTGGTCAAGGTCGGCGACAAGGGGCGGCAGACCAGGCTGCGCGATATCGCGCGGATCGAGCTCGGCTCCGAAAACTATTCCGCCGAGGCGAAGTGGAACGGCCGGCTGTCGATCGCGCTGGCGATCTACCGGAATACCGACGCAAACGCGATCGAGGTCGTGGACCAGGCCAACGCATTTCTGGAAGAGGTCCGGCCGCGTTTGCCGAAAGGGGTCGAATTCGAGCTCGGCTACGACCCGACCGAATACATCCGCACGACCATGAACGAGATCGTCGACACGCTGATCATCACGCTGCTGCTCGTGGTCGGCATCACCTATCTTTTTCTGCAGGACTGGCGCGCGACGCTGATTCCGACTCTCGCGATTCCGGTGTCGCTCATCGGCACGTTCATTTTCATGATCGCCCTCGGCTTCACGATCAACGTGCTGACCATGTTCGCGCTGATTCTCGTGATCGGCTCTCTGGTGGACGACGCGATCGTGGTGGTCGAGAACTGCATGCGCATCCTCGAGGAGGAGGATATCTCCCCGAAGGAGGCGACCATCAAATCCATGCAGCAGATCACCGGCGCGATCATCGCGACCACGCTGGTGACCGTCGCCGTCTACGCCCCGATCGGCTTCTACGGCGGCATGGTCGGCACGATCTATATGCAGTTCGCGGTTACGATGTGCATCGCGCTGTGCCTGTCGACGGTCAACGCGCTGACGCTTTCCCCGGCGCTCTGCTCGCTGATCCTGCGCAAGCCGAATCCGCGCAGGGGCTTTTTCTTCTCCGGGTTCAACATTTTCCTGAACGGATCGCGCAAATGGTATCTGTTCTTTGCCGGAATCCTGGTCCGGCGGGCGATCATCATGGTTCCGCTGTTCCTGATTGTGCTCGGGCTGAATTTGTTCTTTTTCGAGAAGGTGCCGACGCAGTTCCTGCCGCCGGAGGACAAGGGCGCGCTGCTCTGCGACATTCAGCTGCCTCCCGGCGCGACGCTGCACCGCACCGACGAGACCATGAACGAATTTTACGAAAAGGTCAGGAAGATCGACGGCGTGAAGGATCTGATCATGGTCAGCGGCTTTTCGTTCCTGAGCGGACAAAGTGAGAACGTCGGACTCGGCATCGTGACGCTGAAGGACTGGAGCGAGCGCAAGACGCGCGATCTCCAGATCGACCGGATCCGCGACAAGGTCAATGCGGCCGGGCTGAGCATTCCGACCGCGCTCATCAACGTCTTCCAGCCGCCGGCGATCATGGGGCTCGGCGCGACGGGCGGCGTGACCTTCATGCTGCAGGTGACGGGCAACCAGACTCCGCAGGAGCTCGAGCAGGCGCTCTACCGGATGCTCGGAATCCTGAACGACAAGAAACAGTCGCCGCAGGTCGCCTATGCGTTCAGCTCGTTCGAAGCGAGTTCACCGCAGCTGTTCCTCGATCTCGACCGCGCCAAGGCCGAGGCGATGGGGATTCCGGTCAACCGGATCTTCACGGCGCTGCAGAGCAAGCTTGCGTCGTACTACATCAATGACTTCAACATCTACGGATACAGCTTCAAGGTCAAGATGCAGTCCGAGCCGGACGAGCGCTCGAGCCTGATCGACATCGACCAGATCATGGTCCAGAACAACGCCGGGCAGATGGTCCCGGTGTCGGCGGTCGCGACGCTGCGGCCGATCGTCGGCCCGCGCCAGATCGAACGCTTCAACCAGTCGATGGCGGCGAAGATCAACGTGCAGGCGATGGAGGGGTCGAGCAGCGGCGAAGTCATGAACCTGATCCAGAAGATCATGGAGGAGGACGAGTTTTTCCGCAAGGACTACAAGATCAGCTGGGTCGATATGAGCTACCAGGAACGCGGCAACGAGGGTAAGATCGTCGGGCTCATGCTGCTGGCCCTGGTCTTCGGCTACCTCTTCCTGGTCGGCCAGTACGAATCGTGGAGCATCCCGATTCCGGTGATTGCGTCGGTGGCGGTCGCCACGCTCGGCGGTCTGATGGGCATCTACTATTCGCCGGCGATCCCGAACGGCTTCTGGGGACTTTATTATTCGGATCTCGCGCTCAGCATCTACGCGCAGCTCGGCCTCATCATGCTGGTCGGACTTGCGAGCAAGAACGCGATCCTGATGGTCGAGTTCTCGAAGGAGGAGCGGGCGCGCGGCAGATCGGTCTTCGAGGCCGCGCTCGCCGGCGCGTCGCAGCGTTACCGCGCCGTGCTGATGACGGCGTGGAGCTTCGTGATCGGCGTTTTCCCGATGGTGATCGCCGGCGGGGCCGGCGCCGGCAGCCGCCGCGCCATCGGCGTGACGACCTTCTGGGGCATGGTGCTGGCCACCCTGATCGGCATCGTCTTCATTCCGGGGCTCTACAGCTTTTTCCAGCGGATCCGCGAATGGGTCAAGCGCGGTAAGAACTGCGTGTAG
- a CDS encoding substrate-binding domain-containing protein, which produces MHAQKRVADELLRRIAVAQYAVGGRLPTENELTGEFGVSRGTVRRAFRRLIESGVVEHRHGVGCIVRRCDANRETEPKSVMFLYPEVMLLNSQTIEGMQRSAFAQGAEFGMMAITPDPEAVRGTVVRLKRNRTSGVVFIPFIRHDFHGLNNRLLDLFEEYDLRCVVIDTPVIRRNAIRGDFVGQDDYNAMRLLVKTLARNGFRRFASIRVFPEVYSSSRRFCGTVDGLEEAGLPVYGELHRVSEDGPLPEQGRRQLREILNRPETPDVILCGYDLIAMNVLDELKKLGRRVPDEISVAGFGDTDYYSTLFELTSVRQPMAEIGRRAVEILLGRRRAVCQEFLPCEPVLRRSCRTPGGIGG; this is translated from the coding sequence ATGCATGCCCAGAAACGAGTCGCCGATGAATTGCTCAGACGGATCGCCGTGGCGCAGTACGCGGTCGGCGGCAGGCTGCCGACCGAAAATGAGCTGACCGGCGAATTCGGCGTGTCGCGCGGAACCGTCCGCCGCGCATTCCGGCGCCTGATCGAGAGCGGTGTGGTGGAGCACCGGCACGGCGTCGGCTGTATCGTCCGCCGCTGCGATGCGAACCGCGAAACGGAGCCGAAATCGGTCATGTTCCTCTACCCGGAGGTCATGCTGCTGAATTCCCAGACCATAGAAGGCATGCAGCGCAGCGCGTTTGCACAGGGGGCGGAGTTCGGCATGATGGCGATCACGCCGGATCCGGAGGCGGTTCGCGGCACGGTCGTCCGGCTGAAGCGGAACCGGACGAGCGGCGTCGTCTTCATCCCGTTCATCCGCCACGATTTTCACGGCCTCAACAATCGCCTGCTCGATCTGTTCGAGGAGTATGACCTGCGCTGTGTCGTGATCGATACGCCGGTGATCCGCCGCAACGCGATCCGCGGCGACTTTGTCGGACAGGATGACTACAACGCGATGCGGCTGCTCGTAAAGACGCTGGCCCGCAATGGATTCCGCCGTTTTGCGAGTATCCGCGTCTTTCCGGAGGTCTACTCCTCGAGCCGCCGTTTCTGCGGCACGGTCGACGGTCTTGAGGAGGCCGGGCTGCCGGTTTACGGGGAATTGCACCGCGTGAGCGAGGACGGTCCGCTGCCGGAGCAGGGCAGGCGGCAGCTGCGGGAGATTCTGAACCGGCCGGAGACGCCCGACGTGATCCTCTGCGGCTACGACCTGATTGCGATGAATGTGCTTGATGAGCTCAAGAAGCTCGGGCGGCGGGTGCCTGACGAGATATCCGTCGCCGGCTTCGGGGACACCGACTACTACTCGACGCTGTTCGAATTGACTTCCGTGCGCCAGCCGATGGCGGAAATCGGCCGCCGCGCGGTCGAAATTCTGCTGGGGCGGCGCCGGGCGGTCTGTCAGGAGTTCCTGCCCTGCGAACCGGTGCTGCGCCGGAGCTGCCGCACTCCGGGCGGCATCGGAGGCTGA
- a CDS encoding efflux RND transporter periplasmic adaptor subunit codes for MRNSTLISVAALLAAVAGLQAAPPAQPAPVVPVEKVESISESAGKKYVGHLEAIEEVELRARISGYINSIKFKEGDLVRKGDLLFELEDTTYRAKVLSAQAQLDQIKAELKYAEDNFNRQKTLRESSAVSQSTMDEAQRLYSLTKAKLHEAEASLLDAENNLSYCKVYAPITGRIGRVTYTQGNYVTPQSEKLADIVQTSPIYANFAISERDYQSLFGNAETLKKTGNIRIMLSDGSTYKSPGTVAFIDNKVDLGTNTLTIWAAFDNEEGQLIPGGFVTVVLSRRAEKAFPAVRLSAVMTGENGNYIYIVDNENKVVRREVETGPLVGSMQLLRSGAEAGETVIVGGTNKVRPGAVITPFPVRDEQRKK; via the coding sequence ATGAGAAACAGCACGTTGATTTCCGTCGCGGCGCTTCTGGCCGCAGTGGCCGGCCTGCAGGCGGCTCCGCCCGCACAGCCCGCGCCGGTGGTTCCGGTCGAGAAGGTCGAAAGCATCTCGGAGTCGGCCGGGAAGAAATACGTCGGCCACCTCGAGGCGATCGAGGAGGTCGAGCTGCGCGCGCGCATTTCGGGGTACATCAACTCGATCAAGTTCAAAGAGGGCGACCTGGTCAGGAAGGGCGATCTGCTGTTCGAACTCGAAGATACGACTTACCGGGCGAAGGTTCTGAGCGCGCAGGCGCAGCTCGACCAGATCAAGGCCGAGCTCAAGTACGCCGAGGACAATTTCAATCGCCAGAAGACGCTGCGCGAGAGCAGCGCGGTTTCGCAGAGCACGATGGACGAGGCCCAGCGGCTCTACTCGCTTACCAAGGCGAAGCTGCACGAAGCCGAGGCTTCTCTGCTCGACGCCGAGAACAATCTGTCGTACTGCAAGGTCTACGCGCCGATCACGGGCCGGATCGGCCGGGTCACCTATACGCAGGGCAACTACGTGACGCCGCAGAGCGAGAAGCTCGCCGACATCGTGCAGACTTCGCCGATCTATGCGAACTTCGCGATCAGCGAGCGCGATTACCAGTCGCTGTTCGGGAACGCGGAGACGCTGAAGAAGACCGGGAACATCCGGATCATGCTCTCCGACGGCTCCACTTACAAGTCGCCCGGCACGGTCGCCTTCATCGACAACAAGGTGGACCTCGGCACGAACACGTTGACCATCTGGGCCGCGTTCGACAACGAGGAGGGGCAGCTGATTCCGGGCGGATTCGTCACGGTCGTTCTGTCGCGCCGGGCCGAAAAGGCGTTTCCGGCGGTCCGGCTGTCGGCCGTCATGACCGGCGAAAACGGCAATTACATCTATATCGTCGACAATGAGAACAAGGTGGTCCGCCGCGAAGTCGAGACCGGGCCGCTGGTCGGCAGCATGCAGCTTCTGCGCTCCGGCGCCGAGGCCGGGGAGACGGTGATCGTCGGCGGCACGAACAAGGTCCGTCCCGGAGCCGTGATCACGCCGTTCCCGGTCAGGGACGAGCAGCGGAAGAAGTGA
- a CDS encoding type II secretion system protein yields MRIKNFTLIELLVVIAIIAILASMLLPALNQARNRAKEIKCTSNLKQVATYMIMYVDQNRVVPARNGNFGAYSGKWQDTLMAYYSPNTKLTDWCFTETKFGKKFPKGPFGCPLSTGDDNTVETTNYGINGYMATDNGGNGDTPVANVKIRNFNKVRQPSARGLIFDISVKNSSWPDMVAWDRGGMMKGAGATWRHLNNAGANFAFVDGHVDGKDYRAIGTDGGNDVLWGKDE; encoded by the coding sequence ATGCGCATAAAAAATTTTACCTTGATTGAGCTTCTGGTGGTGATCGCGATCATCGCGATTCTGGCATCGATGCTGCTGCCCGCATTGAATCAGGCGCGGAACCGGGCGAAGGAGATCAAATGCACGAGCAATCTCAAGCAGGTTGCGACCTATATGATCATGTATGTGGACCAGAACCGGGTGGTTCCGGCGCGCAACGGCAATTTCGGTGCGTACAGCGGAAAATGGCAGGATACGCTGATGGCCTATTATTCCCCGAATACGAAGCTGACGGACTGGTGTTTCACCGAAACGAAGTTCGGGAAGAAATTTCCGAAGGGACCGTTCGGCTGTCCGCTTTCGACCGGCGACGACAATACGGTCGAGACGACCAATTACGGCATCAACGGCTATATGGCGACCGATAACGGCGGGAACGGCGATACGCCGGTTGCAAATGTGAAGATCCGCAACTTCAACAAGGTCCGCCAGCCTTCTGCCAGGGGGCTGATTTTCGACATCAGCGTCAAGAACAGCAGTTGGCCGGACATGGTCGCCTGGGACCGGGGCGGCATGATGAAGGGGGCCGGCGCCACCTGGCGGCATCTGAACAACGCCGGAGCCAACTTCGCCTTTGTGGACGGTCATGTCGACGGGAAGGACTACCGGGCCATCGGCACCGACGGCGGCAATGACGTCCTCTGGGGCAAGGACGAGTAG